A window of the Lactuca sativa cultivar Salinas chromosome 5, Lsat_Salinas_v11, whole genome shotgun sequence genome harbors these coding sequences:
- the LOC111878058 gene encoding allene oxide synthase 3 translates to MASSSSDHPASSSQLSLRKIPGSYGLPFFGPIKDRYDYFYNQGQDEFFKTRIKKYNSTVFRINMPPGPFISSNSKVVAVLDSKSFTILFDNDKVEKKNILDGTYMPSTSFFGGYRVCAFLDTTESNHHALKSFFLSFLASSHKKFIPYLRTSLSELFESLENEITDKKSADFNKHSDNLAFDFVFKLVTGVLPSETKLNSKGPGIITTWLALQLAPLGTAGLKYVPGFLEDIIHTVRLPFFLIKSGYKKLYNAVFDSASLLLDEAEKLGMKREEACHNLVFLTGFNAFGGMKVLFPTLIKWIGSGGENLHRRLAEEIRAVVKEEGDITFSALEKMPLTKSAVYETLRIDPPVQFQYAKAREDIVVESHDAAFQIKKGEIIFGYQPLATKDPKVFENPDDFIADRFVGEGEKLINYVYWSNARETEQPSAENKQCPAKDLVVLCCRLMLVELFLRYDTFTVDIGKFSALGTPVTITSFTKAT, encoded by the coding sequence atggcttcatcttcttccgATCACCCTGCATCCTCATCGCAACTCTCCTTGCGAAAAATACCCGGCAGCTATGGCCTACCTTTCTTCGGACCGATCAAGGATCGCTACGACTACTTTTACAACCAAGGCCAGGACGAGTTCTTCAAAACTAGAATCAAGAAGTACAATTCCACCGTATTCCGCATCAACATGCCGCCGGGGCCATTCATCTCCTCCAATTCCAAAGTCGTCGCCGTTCTTGATTCCAAAAGCTTCACCATCCTCTTCGACAACGATAAAGTCGAAAAGAAAAACATTCTCGATGGCACCTACATGCCTTCCACCTCCTTCTTCGGTGGTTACCGAGTCTGCGCTTTCCTCGACACCACCGAATCTAATCACCATGCTCTCAAATCCTTCTTCCTCTCGTTCCTCGCTTCTTCGCACAAGAAGTTTATTCCATATCTCCGGACGAGTTTGTCGGAACTCTTTGAGAGTCTCGAAAATGAGATCACAGATAAGAAATCCGCTGATTTTAATAAGCACAGTGATAACCTGGCGTTTGACTTTGTGTTCAAGCTTGTCACCGGAGTTCTTCCGTCTGAGACGAAGCTCAACTCGAAAGGTCCTGGAATCATCACCACCTGGTTAGCTCTTCAGCTAGCTCCGTTAGGAACAGCAGGGCTTAAATACGTTCCGGGTTTCCTCGAAGACATCATCCACACAGTTCGGTTGCCGTTTTTCTTGATCAAATCTGGATACAAGAAGCTTTACAATGCCGTTTTTGATTCTGCGTCGTTGTTACTGGATGAAGCTGAAAAGTTGGGTATGAAACGAGAGGAAGCTTGTCATAATTTGGTGTTTCTGACAGGGTTTAACGCGTTCGGCGGGATGAAAGTTCTGTTTCCGACTCTAATAAAGTGGATCGGATCTGGCGGAGAGAATTTACACCGCCGCCTTGCTGAAGAAATCAGAGCCGTCGTTAAGGAAGAAGGAGACATCACTTTCTCTGCCTTGGAGAAGATGCCGTTGACTAAATCCGCTGTTTATGAGACTTTGAGAATCGATCCACCTGTTCAGTTCCAATACGCTAAAGCCAGGGAGGACATTGTGGTGGAGAGCCACGACGCGGCGTTTCAGATTAAGAAAGGAGAGATTATCTTCGGATATCAGCCGCTAGCCACCAAGGATCCGAAGGTGTTTGAGAATCCAGATGATTTCATCGCCGATAGGTTCGTCGGAGAGGGAGAGAAGCTGATAAATTATGTATACTGGTCGAATGCTAGAGAAACAGAACAACCGTCGGCAGAGAACAAACAATGTCCGGCGAAGGACTTGGTGGTGCTGTGCTGCAGGCTGATGTTGGTGGAGCTTTTTCTCCGATACGATACGTTTACGGTGGACATCGGGAAATTTTCTGCACTCGGGACGCCCGTCACGATTACGTCGTTTACAAAGGCCACctaa